From Nocardioides daedukensis, the proteins below share one genomic window:
- a CDS encoding flavin-containing monooxygenase, with protein sequence MAEHVDVLIIGAGLSGIGAAAMLTREQPGKSFAILEGRSASGGTWDLFRYPGVRSDSDMYTLGYKFKPWLGEKALADGASILDYVRETAREHDIDPHIRYDHWVTGAEWDTASKTWSVTATVDGEEKVLTSSFLWACSGYYDYDQGFTPDFAGTEDFAGQIVHPQHWPEDLDHTGKKVVIIGSGATAVTLVPALADEAAHVTMLQRSPTYILSLPSRDPLALGMRKVLPGKAAYAVTRLKNITQASALYTISQKQPKLVRKVIRRLTMKQLPQDYPVDVHFKPTYGPWDQRLCLVPNGDLFRAIRKGRAEVVTDTIETFTEKGLRLGSGAELEADIIITATGLNLKIFGGAQLSVDGEKLDAPSTMAYRGLMLSGVPNFAYTIGYTNASWTLKADLVAEFVCRTLAHMDEVGASEVVPVRDPSVGEEPFMDFEAGYVLRSIDELPKQGDREPWKLKQNWFYDVRQIRNSDLGDGVLQFT encoded by the coding sequence ATGGCCGAACACGTCGACGTCCTCATCATCGGTGCCGGGCTCTCGGGCATCGGCGCAGCCGCGATGCTCACCCGCGAGCAGCCGGGCAAGAGCTTTGCGATCCTCGAGGGGCGCTCGGCGAGCGGCGGCACCTGGGACCTGTTTCGCTATCCCGGCGTGCGCTCGGACTCGGACATGTACACCCTCGGCTACAAGTTCAAGCCGTGGCTGGGGGAGAAGGCGCTGGCCGACGGCGCGTCGATCCTCGACTACGTCCGCGAGACCGCGCGCGAGCACGACATCGACCCGCACATCCGCTACGACCACTGGGTGACCGGCGCCGAATGGGACACCGCGAGCAAAACCTGGTCGGTCACCGCGACCGTCGACGGTGAGGAGAAGGTGCTCACCTCGTCGTTCCTGTGGGCCTGCAGCGGCTACTACGACTACGACCAGGGCTTCACGCCCGACTTCGCCGGCACCGAGGACTTCGCCGGACAGATCGTGCACCCCCAGCACTGGCCCGAGGACCTCGACCACACCGGCAAGAAGGTGGTCATCATCGGCTCCGGCGCGACCGCGGTCACGCTGGTTCCGGCCCTTGCCGACGAGGCCGCTCACGTGACCATGCTGCAGCGCTCCCCGACGTACATCCTCTCGCTGCCCTCGCGTGACCCGCTCGCGCTGGGCATGCGCAAGGTGCTGCCCGGCAAGGCCGCCTATGCCGTGACCCGGCTGAAGAACATCACCCAGGCGAGCGCGCTCTACACGATCAGCCAGAAGCAGCCGAAGCTGGTGCGCAAGGTGATCCGTCGGCTGACGATGAAGCAGCTGCCGCAGGACTACCCGGTCGACGTGCACTTCAAGCCGACCTACGGCCCGTGGGACCAGCGACTGTGCCTGGTGCCCAACGGCGACCTGTTCCGCGCGATCCGCAAGGGCCGGGCCGAGGTCGTCACCGACACCATCGAGACCTTCACCGAGAAGGGGCTGCGGCTCGGATCGGGTGCCGAGCTCGAGGCCGACATCATCATCACCGCGACCGGCCTCAACCTGAAGATCTTCGGGGGAGCCCAGCTCAGCGTCGACGGGGAGAAGCTCGATGCCCCCTCGACGATGGCCTACCGCGGGCTGATGCTCAGCGGCGTGCCCAACTTCGCCTACACGATCGGCTACACCAACGCCTCGTGGACGTTGAAGGCCGACCTCGTTGCCGAGTTCGTCTGCCGGACCCTGGCCCACATGGACGAGGTCGGCGCCAGCGAGGTCGTGCCGGTGCGCGATCCGTCGGTGGGCGAGGAGCCGTTCATGGACTTCGAGGCCGGCTATGTGCTGCGCTCGATCGACGAGCTGCCCAAGCAGGGTGACCGCGAACCGTGGAAGCTGAAGCAGAACTGGTTCTATGACGTGCGCCAGATCCGCAACAGCGACCTGGGCGACGGAGTGCTGCAGTTCACGTGA
- a CDS encoding ferredoxin reductase, translated as MALLEASGRGSRPSNRLADRVVRLVEAATTPLLPADYLDLFAPLRSGAPLRGRIEQVIPETRDAATIVIRPGADWAGHVPGQYIRLGIDVDGVRQWRAYSLTHGPRADGFISITVKAVPGGVVSNHLVHEAQRGTLVHLEQATGDFVLPDDLAGRKLLFLTAGSGVTPVIGMLRNLFPVTDTGVLKLERSDDLDITVVHVAPSEPDSIFIQNLRELGEADAINLIARYDDEHGVLAVDDLASLVPDLAERTTYACGPAGLLDALGAHHTERGLELFTEQFRPVTIAAGEGGTVVLEKSGVELDLDGATTILDAAEQAGVLMPSGCRMGICMGCVLPLREGAVRDLRNGEITTATPGETNTGGVSIQTCISAAAGPCHIDH; from the coding sequence ATGGCACTCCTCGAAGCATCTGGGCGCGGCTCCCGTCCGAGCAATCGCCTGGCGGACCGCGTGGTCCGGCTCGTCGAAGCGGCGACCACGCCGCTGCTGCCGGCCGACTACCTCGACCTGTTCGCCCCCTTGCGCAGTGGGGCGCCCCTTCGGGGTCGCATCGAGCAGGTCATCCCCGAGACCCGGGACGCGGCCACCATCGTGATCCGTCCCGGGGCGGACTGGGCCGGCCACGTGCCCGGGCAGTACATCCGCCTGGGCATCGACGTCGACGGTGTGCGCCAGTGGCGCGCCTACTCGCTGACGCACGGCCCCCGTGCCGACGGGTTCATCTCGATCACGGTCAAGGCCGTGCCCGGTGGCGTCGTCTCCAACCACCTGGTCCACGAGGCCCAGCGCGGCACCCTGGTCCACCTCGAGCAGGCCACCGGCGACTTCGTCCTGCCCGACGACCTCGCGGGACGCAAGCTGCTCTTTCTCACCGCCGGCTCCGGGGTCACGCCGGTGATCGGCATGCTGCGCAACCTGTTCCCGGTCACCGACACCGGCGTGCTCAAGCTGGAGCGCAGCGACGACCTCGACATCACCGTCGTCCACGTCGCCCCCAGCGAGCCGGACTCGATCTTCATCCAGAACCTGCGCGAGCTCGGCGAGGCCGACGCGATCAACCTGATCGCCCGCTACGACGACGAGCACGGGGTTCTCGCCGTCGACGACCTGGCCTCGCTGGTGCCCGACCTGGCCGAGCGTACGACGTACGCCTGCGGCCCGGCGGGACTGCTGGACGCCCTCGGCGCCCACCACACCGAGCGCGGTCTGGAGCTGTTCACCGAGCAGTTCCGCCCGGTGACCATCGCTGCCGGCGAGGGCGGCACGGTGGTCCTGGAGAAGTCCGGCGTCGAGCTCGACCTCGACGGAGCGACCACCATCCTGGACGCGGCCGAACAGGCCGGCGTCCTGATGCCCAGCGGCTGCCGGATGGGCATCTGCATGGGCTGCGTGCTGCCGCTGCGCGAAGGGGCGGTGCGCGACCTGCGCAACGGGGAGATCACCACAGCGACCCCCGGCGAGACCAACACCGGCGGCGTCTCCATCCAGACCTGCATCAGCGCGGCCGCCGGGCCGTGCCACATCGACCACTGA
- a CDS encoding fatty acid desaturase family protein, translated as MTTITRKETNPTAHLTEADVEQVGIELDAIRQDIIDSRGAKDAAYIRKVVDAQRKLELGSRAVLLASAFPPAWIAGTIGLSIAKILENMEIGHNVMHGQWDWMRDPKIHSTTWEWDNASTAEGWKHSHNQVHHTYTNIVGKDNDLGYGIMRVDEDQKWYPMYLGQPLWNFINACFFEYGIAAYDLELGKNLKVPKAKRSEAFKRNAKNTLAKIRRQATKDYVVHPALSIPTGSFLPTLAANFTANLVRNLWTHSVIMCGHFPEGVETFEKKSIPANETRGEWYVRQMLGSANISGSKPMHLMTGNLSFQIEHHLFPDLPSNRYSEVAPKVQALFEKYDLNYHSASLPRQVGSAWHKIVRLSLPNGWLEQTNVKNAPQQAGLLWKLATGGPKVRRAYDAAQRRAENQRKAAALTAA; from the coding sequence ATGACCACGATCACCCGCAAGGAAACCAACCCGACCGCGCACCTCACCGAGGCCGACGTCGAGCAGGTCGGCATCGAGCTCGACGCGATCCGCCAGGACATCATCGACTCGCGGGGCGCCAAGGACGCGGCGTACATCCGCAAGGTCGTCGACGCCCAGCGCAAGCTCGAGCTCGGCTCGCGCGCCGTCCTGCTCGCCTCCGCGTTCCCGCCCGCCTGGATCGCCGGCACGATCGGCCTCTCGATCGCCAAGATCCTCGAGAACATGGAGATCGGACACAACGTCATGCACGGCCAGTGGGACTGGATGCGTGACCCGAAGATCCACTCGACCACCTGGGAGTGGGACAACGCCTCCACCGCCGAGGGTTGGAAGCACTCGCACAACCAGGTGCACCACACCTACACGAACATCGTCGGCAAGGACAACGACCTCGGCTACGGCATCATGCGCGTGGACGAGGACCAGAAGTGGTACCCGATGTACCTCGGCCAGCCGCTGTGGAACTTCATCAACGCCTGCTTCTTCGAGTACGGCATCGCGGCCTACGACCTCGAGCTGGGCAAGAACCTGAAGGTGCCCAAGGCCAAGCGCAGCGAGGCCTTCAAGCGCAACGCGAAGAACACCCTTGCCAAGATCCGCCGCCAGGCCACCAAGGACTACGTCGTCCACCCGGCACTGTCGATCCCGACCGGCTCGTTCCTGCCGACCCTGGCCGCGAACTTCACCGCCAACCTGGTCCGCAACCTGTGGACCCACTCGGTGATCATGTGCGGTCACTTCCCCGAGGGCGTCGAGACGTTCGAGAAGAAGTCGATCCCCGCCAACGAGACCCGCGGCGAGTGGTACGTCCGTCAGATGCTCGGCTCGGCCAACATCTCCGGGTCCAAGCCGATGCACCTGATGACCGGCAACCTGAGCTTCCAGATCGAGCACCACCTGTTCCCGGACCTGCCGAGCAACCGCTACTCGGAGGTCGCACCCAAGGTGCAGGCGCTCTTCGAGAAGTACGACCTCAACTACCACTCGGCCTCCCTGCCCCGCCAGGTCGGCAGCGCATGGCACAAGATCGTCCGGCTCTCGCTGCCCAACGGCTGGCTCGAGCAGACCAACGTCAAGAACGCGCCCCAGCAGGCCGGCCTGCTCTGGAAGCTCGCCACCGGCGGCCCCAAGGTGCGTCGGGCGTACGACGCCGCGCAGCGTCGGGCGGAGAACCAGCGCAAGGCTGCCGCACTCACCGCTGCCTGA
- a CDS encoding helix-turn-helix domain-containing protein, producing MKSEVGGGSVSRSDARRLAGLRLPDHVIAAMRAELPGCAERVVVAVVGEVPSYSEPFRGRMGRNIENAVALALGGFLDMMATDGPVEEDQGIRVESVFQAAYALGRGEARSGRTMDALTAAYRVGARTAWHDLSTAAVEAGLSAGELGRFAELVFDYIDELSDVSVSGHADELATTGRVRERHLERLAVALLNGSGPDTVATMSERAGWEPPESLTALIVPESALSGVRPHLAASSLYAGGEAPGLEDRPDLTAILAADLTELARTRLLDSLGDREAMIGPTLPWEAAQSSYVRAKRALDLGLAATDASSDAADHLVPLVLTADPETLADLRAKVLAPLDGLRPSTVEKLVETLRAWLLHQGRRDDIATALFVHPQTVRYRVGRLRELYGERLTDPQFVLEATIALA from the coding sequence GTGAAGAGTGAAGTTGGCGGAGGTTCAGTGTCGAGGAGCGATGCCCGCCGACTGGCCGGGCTCCGCCTCCCCGACCACGTCATCGCGGCGATGCGTGCCGAGTTGCCCGGGTGCGCCGAGCGCGTGGTCGTCGCAGTCGTCGGCGAGGTGCCGAGCTATTCCGAGCCGTTCCGCGGCCGGATGGGCCGCAACATCGAGAACGCGGTGGCCCTGGCCCTGGGTGGCTTCCTGGACATGATGGCTACCGACGGACCGGTCGAGGAGGACCAGGGCATCCGGGTGGAGTCGGTCTTCCAGGCCGCCTATGCCCTGGGCCGCGGCGAGGCGCGCAGCGGTCGGACGATGGACGCGCTGACCGCCGCCTATCGGGTCGGCGCCCGCACCGCCTGGCACGACCTCAGCACCGCCGCCGTCGAGGCCGGCCTCTCCGCCGGAGAGCTCGGCCGCTTTGCGGAGCTGGTCTTCGACTACATCGACGAGCTCTCCGACGTCAGTGTCTCCGGCCACGCCGACGAGCTCGCCACCACCGGCCGGGTGCGCGAGCGGCATCTCGAGCGACTCGCGGTGGCCCTGCTCAACGGATCCGGACCGGACACCGTGGCGACCATGTCCGAGCGGGCGGGGTGGGAGCCGCCGGAGTCACTGACCGCACTCATCGTCCCGGAGTCGGCGCTGTCCGGAGTCCGTCCGCACCTGGCGGCGAGCAGTCTGTATGCCGGGGGCGAGGCGCCCGGGCTCGAGGATCGTCCTGACCTCACCGCGATCCTGGCGGCGGACCTCACCGAGCTGGCTCGCACGCGCCTGCTCGACTCACTCGGCGACCGCGAGGCGATGATCGGCCCGACGCTGCCCTGGGAGGCCGCGCAGTCGTCATACGTGCGTGCGAAGCGGGCGCTCGACCTGGGCCTGGCCGCGACCGATGCCTCCTCCGACGCCGCGGATCACCTGGTCCCGCTGGTGCTCACCGCCGACCCGGAGACGCTGGCCGACCTGCGCGCGAAGGTGCTGGCACCGCTGGACGGCCTGCGTCCCTCCACCGTGGAGAAGCTGGTCGAGACCTTGCGCGCCTGGCTGCTCCACCAGGGCCGCCGCGACGACATCGCGACCGCGCTCTTCGTACACCCGCAGACCGTGCGCTACCGCGTCGGCAGGTTGCGTGAGCTGTATGGCGAGCGCCTCACCGATCCGCAGTTCGTGCTGGAGGCGACGATCGCACTGGCCTGA
- a CDS encoding DEAD/DEAH box helicase, translated as MSSSSFADLGVPANLAAILAGLDITVPTPIQAATLPDSLAGRDVLGRGRTGSGKSYAFLLPLVARLDAQRRTPRSKAPRALILAPTRELVNQLLEALKPLAAAAGLSTQTVFGGVGQNPQVAGLRKGVDIVVACPGRLEDLIQQGHCNLGDVEVTILDEADHMADLGFLPAVRRLLKQTPPKGQRLLFSATLDNAIDTLVKQFLHDPVTHEADSAQSPVAKMSHHVLHLDREHRVPVLVDLASAPGRTVIFTRTKHGAKALARQLNKNGVPSVDLHGNLSQNARTRNMDAFHSGKATTLVATDVAARGIHVDDVALVVHADPPAEHKAYLHRSGRTARAGAEGTVVTLMTSDQVGDVRALTRAAGIKPTTTRINGSAHPILIELAPGERSAPGGLVIESGGSAMASGGSPKKSGGGGGRNRRRTGGGAGGGASANASGGARSGGGRSRSGSGSASTSGGGNSGQRRSGGGRRTGAGAGSSGGNGGGSHSAASFSSGRR; from the coding sequence GTGTCTTCTTCTTCCTTTGCCGATCTCGGCGTGCCCGCAAACCTCGCGGCCATCCTCGCCGGACTCGACATCACCGTCCCCACGCCGATCCAGGCAGCGACCCTGCCCGACTCCCTCGCGGGTCGCGACGTGCTCGGCCGTGGCCGCACCGGCTCCGGCAAGTCCTATGCGTTCCTGCTGCCGCTGGTCGCTCGCCTCGACGCCCAGCGTCGTACGCCGCGCAGCAAGGCGCCGCGCGCGCTGATCCTGGCCCCGACCCGTGAGCTGGTCAACCAGCTCCTCGAGGCCCTCAAGCCGCTGGCCGCTGCTGCCGGGCTCTCCACCCAGACCGTCTTCGGCGGCGTGGGCCAGAACCCGCAGGTCGCCGGCCTGCGCAAGGGTGTCGACATCGTCGTCGCCTGCCCCGGTCGTCTCGAGGACCTGATCCAGCAGGGTCACTGCAACCTCGGCGACGTCGAGGTCACCATCCTCGACGAGGCCGACCACATGGCCGACCTCGGCTTCCTGCCCGCCGTGCGCCGCCTGCTGAAGCAGACCCCGCCCAAGGGTCAGCGCCTGCTCTTCTCGGCCACGCTCGACAACGCGATCGACACCCTGGTCAAGCAGTTCCTGCACGACCCGGTGACCCACGAGGCCGACTCGGCGCAGTCGCCGGTCGCCAAGATGAGCCACCACGTGCTGCACCTCGATCGTGAGCACCGCGTCCCGGTCCTGGTGGACCTGGCCAGTGCTCCCGGCCGCACGGTGATCTTCACCCGCACCAAGCACGGCGCCAAGGCGCTCGCCCGCCAGCTCAACAAGAACGGCGTGCCCTCGGTCGACCTGCACGGCAACCTGTCGCAGAACGCCCGCACCCGGAACATGGACGCCTTCCACAGTGGCAAGGCGACCACCCTGGTGGCGACCGACGTCGCGGCTCGCGGCATCCACGTCGACGACGTCGCACTCGTCGTCCACGCCGACCCGCCGGCCGAGCACAAGGCCTACCTGCACCGCTCGGGCCGTACCGCCCGCGCCGGTGCCGAGGGCACCGTGGTCACGCTGATGACCAGCGACCAGGTCGGCGACGTCCGCGCGCTGACCCGCGCGGCCGGCATCAAGCCGACCACCACCCGCATCAATGGCTCTGCCCACCCGATCCTGATCGAGCTCGCCCCCGGTGAGCGGTCGGCGCCCGGTGGCCTGGTCATCGAGTCCGGCGGCAGCGCGATGGCCTCCGGCGGCTCGCCCAAGAAGAGCGGTGGCGGTGGCGGACGCAACCGTCGTCGCACCGGCGGCGGTGCCGGTGGCGGCGCCTCGGCCAACGCTTCGGGTGGCGCGCGCAGCGGCGGCGGTCGCTCACGCAGCGGCTCCGGCTCTGCCTCCACCTCGGGTGGCGGCAACTCCGGCCAGCGTCGCAGCGGCGGTGGACGACGTACCGGCGCCGGTGCCGGCTCCAGCGGTGGCAACGGCGGCGGCTCGCACAGCGCGGCGTCGTTCAGCTCCGGTCGTCGCTGA
- the pssA gene encoding CDP-diacylglycerol--serine O-phosphatidyltransferase: MSAHVPIRKRVLARWRLESHSGAEVVSLRQLSAKEQLRVTSPSLFTTANMACGFSSVLLATEGHFQFAAILIAVAIIMDILDGGVARLVGATSPFGVQLDSLADLVSFGLAPAVLVYTWVLPEWPITAWLAAFLWLACAGFRLARFNFTIDPTDDKRYFIGLPSPAAAAVVMATVFALDNPDVAGPDVTVGPAILLPVLISLVPAWLMVSTVRFRSFRDLVTPRTQQARITTGLVLLAVVVGLALAPATTALTVAYCYVLTAPLGVLTAPLRRRWLGPDSVAPPRERQQSVFLPLAGDDDTTTD; this comes from the coding sequence ATGTCCGCGCACGTGCCGATCCGCAAGCGGGTGCTGGCCCGCTGGCGCCTCGAGTCCCATTCCGGGGCCGAGGTCGTCTCGCTGCGCCAGCTCAGCGCCAAGGAGCAGCTGAGGGTCACCTCCCCGAGCCTGTTCACCACCGCGAACATGGCCTGCGGGTTCTCGTCGGTGCTGCTGGCCACCGAGGGCCACTTCCAGTTCGCCGCGATCCTGATCGCGGTCGCGATCATCATGGACATCCTCGACGGTGGCGTGGCCCGGCTGGTCGGCGCGACCTCCCCGTTCGGCGTACAGCTCGACTCCCTGGCCGACCTGGTCTCCTTCGGGCTCGCGCCGGCGGTGCTGGTGTATACGTGGGTGCTCCCGGAGTGGCCGATCACGGCATGGCTGGCGGCGTTCCTCTGGCTGGCCTGTGCCGGCTTCCGGTTGGCTCGGTTCAACTTCACCATCGACCCGACCGACGACAAGCGCTACTTCATCGGCCTGCCCTCACCGGCCGCGGCCGCGGTCGTGATGGCGACCGTCTTCGCCCTGGACAACCCCGACGTCGCCGGGCCGGACGTCACGGTGGGTCCGGCGATCCTGCTCCCGGTGCTGATCTCGCTGGTGCCCGCATGGTTGATGGTCAGCACGGTGCGGTTCCGCTCGTTCCGCGACCTGGTCACCCCACGCACCCAGCAGGCGCGGATCACCACCGGACTGGTCCTGCTCGCCGTGGTCGTCGGGCTCGCGCTCGCACCCGCGACGACCGCGCTCACCGTCGCCTACTGCTATGTGCTGACCGCCCCGCTCGGCGTGCTGACCGCGCCACTGCGTCGGCGCTGGCTCGGCCCGGACTCCGTGGCGCCTCCGCGCGAGCGCCAGCAGTCCGTCTTCCTGCCGCTGGCCGGGGACGACGACACCACCACCGACTGA
- a CDS encoding acyl-CoA synthetase, with protein sequence MYPGVHAAKNPDKPALIKADTGEVVTYAQLEERSVRLAHVFHDAGLRKGDNVALLSENSLRYYDVFWATMRSGLFLTAVNFHLSLEEQLYILRDCGAKVLIVSAEQADAARAILEEVPDLGLKLVFGGEIEGYDDFEAALAGASDVPFEVQPAGADMLYSSGTTGRPKAIQVALPDRQISEPGDLMVAVFGGIYGFDEDTVYLSPAPLYHAAPLRYVGIVGATGGTAVIMPRFDPEQALINIEKFKVTHSQWVPTMFVRLLKLPDAVREKYDVSSLKIAIHAAAPCPIEVKQRMIAWWGPILQEYYAATEAAGVTLINSQEWLERPGSVGKGVLGTVRICDESVPDRPELPVGETGLVYFERDVMPFSYHNDPEKTREAQHPVHDNWATTGDIGHLDEDGFLYLTDRKAFMIISGGVNIYPQETENAMTLHPKVLDVAVIGVPDEEMGERVHAVVQVAPGHEGGPALADELTAYLRERIATYKVPRSFAFVDELPRTPTGKLQKRKLLDA encoded by the coding sequence ATGTACCCCGGAGTCCACGCAGCCAAGAACCCAGACAAGCCCGCGCTGATCAAGGCCGACACCGGTGAGGTGGTCACCTATGCGCAGCTCGAGGAGCGGTCGGTCCGACTGGCGCACGTGTTCCACGACGCGGGGCTGCGCAAGGGCGACAACGTGGCGTTGCTCAGCGAGAACAGCCTGCGCTACTACGACGTGTTCTGGGCGACGATGCGCAGCGGGCTCTTCCTGACGGCGGTCAACTTCCACCTCTCGCTCGAGGAGCAGCTCTACATCCTGCGCGACTGCGGCGCGAAGGTGCTGATCGTCTCGGCCGAGCAGGCCGACGCTGCCCGGGCGATCCTCGAGGAGGTCCCGGACCTCGGCCTGAAGCTGGTCTTCGGCGGTGAGATCGAGGGGTACGACGACTTCGAGGCCGCCCTGGCCGGCGCCTCGGACGTGCCGTTCGAGGTGCAGCCTGCCGGCGCTGACATGCTCTACTCGTCCGGGACCACCGGGCGTCCCAAGGCGATCCAGGTGGCGTTGCCCGACCGGCAGATCAGCGAGCCCGGCGACCTGATGGTGGCCGTCTTCGGCGGCATCTACGGCTTCGACGAGGACACCGTCTATCTCTCCCCGGCACCGCTCTACCACGCGGCCCCGTTGCGTTATGTCGGCATCGTCGGCGCGACCGGCGGCACCGCGGTGATCATGCCGCGCTTCGATCCCGAGCAGGCGTTGATCAACATCGAGAAGTTCAAGGTCACCCACAGTCAGTGGGTGCCGACGATGTTCGTCAGGCTGCTCAAGCTGCCCGACGCCGTCCGGGAGAAGTACGACGTCTCCAGCCTCAAGATCGCCATCCACGCGGCCGCGCCGTGCCCGATCGAGGTCAAGCAGCGGATGATCGCGTGGTGGGGCCCGATCCTGCAGGAGTACTACGCCGCGACCGAGGCTGCCGGTGTCACCCTGATCAACTCCCAGGAGTGGCTCGAGCGACCGGGCTCGGTCGGCAAGGGCGTCCTGGGCACCGTGCGGATCTGCGACGAGTCGGTCCCGGATCGTCCCGAGCTGCCCGTCGGCGAGACCGGCCTGGTCTACTTCGAGCGCGACGTGATGCCGTTCAGCTATCACAACGACCCGGAGAAGACCCGCGAGGCGCAGCACCCCGTGCACGACAACTGGGCGACCACCGGGGACATCGGGCACCTCGACGAGGACGGCTTCCTCTACCTGACCGACCGCAAGGCGTTCATGATCATCTCCGGCGGGGTGAACATCTATCCGCAGGAGACCGAGAACGCGATGACCCTGCACCCGAAGGTCCTCGACGTCGCCGTGATCGGCGTGCCCGACGAGGAGATGGGGGAGCGGGTGCACGCCGTCGTCCAGGTCGCCCCGGGGCACGAGGGCGGCCCGGCGCTGGCCGACGAGCTGACCGCCTACCTGCGTGAGCGCATCGCGACCTACAAGGTTCCGCGGTCGTTCGCCTTCGTCGACGAGCTGCCGCGCACCCCCACCGGCAAGCTGCAGAAGCGCAAGTTGCTGGACGCCTGA
- a CDS encoding DUF5701 family protein has translation MTDASRIEFDRQTERLVELGLPALAGISEEDLRALVAPLADRLPEPSVPREGHAPFVIVLTRELVDPCAAVPLLRLMGARGLGSKPGIVDRNHGEGDLATYHPLEELGVPEAKAYLLVDVERGEEFCDVRPEDALPVIRGRGRTPLTIDEGIALVMQAPHLLEKNKCFMLSGSRRSDRRVPALWISENAPKLGWCWDGNPHTWLGVASAGQRRH, from the coding sequence TTGACCGACGCATCCCGCATCGAGTTCGACCGACAGACCGAGCGCCTCGTGGAGCTGGGCCTGCCAGCACTCGCCGGCATCTCGGAGGAAGACCTGCGCGCGCTGGTCGCGCCACTGGCCGATCGCCTGCCGGAGCCTAGTGTGCCGCGTGAGGGACATGCGCCGTTCGTCATCGTCCTCACCCGGGAGCTGGTCGATCCCTGTGCGGCCGTGCCGCTGCTGCGGCTGATGGGCGCGCGTGGGCTCGGCAGCAAGCCGGGCATCGTCGACCGCAATCACGGCGAGGGCGATTTGGCGACGTACCACCCGCTCGAGGAGCTCGGCGTCCCCGAGGCGAAGGCCTACCTGCTGGTCGACGTCGAGCGCGGCGAGGAGTTCTGCGACGTCCGCCCCGAGGACGCGCTGCCGGTGATCCGGGGCCGCGGCCGCACGCCTCTCACCATCGACGAGGGGATCGCCCTGGTGATGCAGGCGCCGCACCTGCTGGAGAAGAACAAGTGCTTCATGCTCTCCGGCTCGCGGCGCAGCGACCGACGGGTGCCTGCCCTGTGGATCAGCGAGAACGCGCCCAAGCTCGGCTGGTGCTGGGACGGCAACCCGCACACCTGGCTCGGGGTCGCCTCGGCAGGGCAACGGCGTCACTGA
- a CDS encoding acyl-CoA dehydrogenase family protein: protein MTSPLGLFDTDSLLSDEERAIRDTVRRWVDEKARPHLGSWYESASIPGRELSKELGSLGLLGMHLEGYGCAGTSATAYGLACMELEAGDSGLRSLVSVQGSLAMYAIWKHGSQAQKQEWLPRMAAGEAIGCFGLTEPDFGSDPGGMRTRARRSGTGEEADWILNGNKMWITNGSIADVAVIWARADEAAGGRIRGFVVPTDTPGFSAHEIKQKLSLRASVTAELALDDVRLPASAVLPEAEGLSGPLSCLTEARFGIIFGALGAARDCLETALRYAGEREIFDKPLAGFQLTQAKLADMTLELGKGMLLALHLGRLKDSVGIAPAQVSLGKLNSTREAIAIARECRTILGAAGITLEHPVMRHANNLESVLTYEGTSEVHQLVIGQALTGESAYR, encoded by the coding sequence ATGACCTCACCGCTCGGCCTGTTCGACACCGACTCGCTCCTCTCCGACGAGGAACGCGCGATCCGCGACACCGTCCGCCGCTGGGTCGACGAGAAGGCCAGGCCGCACCTGGGGAGCTGGTACGAATCGGCCAGCATCCCCGGTCGTGAGCTCTCCAAGGAGCTCGGTTCCCTGGGTCTGCTCGGCATGCACCTGGAGGGCTATGGCTGTGCCGGCACCAGCGCCACGGCGTACGGCCTGGCCTGCATGGAGCTCGAGGCGGGTGACTCCGGTTTGCGTTCGCTGGTCAGTGTCCAGGGGTCGCTGGCGATGTATGCCATCTGGAAGCACGGCTCGCAGGCGCAGAAGCAGGAGTGGCTGCCGCGGATGGCCGCCGGCGAGGCGATCGGCTGCTTCGGCCTGACCGAGCCCGACTTCGGCTCCGATCCCGGTGGCATGCGCACCCGGGCGCGCAGGTCCGGGACCGGCGAGGAGGCCGACTGGATCCTGAACGGCAACAAGATGTGGATCACGAACGGCTCCATCGCCGATGTCGCGGTGATCTGGGCGCGCGCCGACGAGGCTGCCGGCGGCCGGATCCGCGGATTCGTCGTGCCCACGGACACTCCCGGCTTCAGCGCCCACGAGATCAAGCAGAAGCTGTCCCTGCGTGCCTCGGTGACTGCCGAGCTGGCACTGGACGACGTACGTCTGCCGGCATCGGCCGTGCTGCCTGAGGCGGAGGGGCTCTCCGGCCCGTTGTCGTGCCTGACCGAGGCACGGTTTGGGATCATCTTCGGCGCCCTGGGGGCCGCACGCGACTGCCTGGAGACCGCGCTGCGCTATGCAGGCGAGCGGGAGATCTTCGACAAGCCGCTGGCCGGGTTCCAGCTCACCCAGGCCAAGCTCGCCGACATGACCCTCGAGCTGGGCAAGGGAATGCTGCTCGCCCTGCACCTGGGCCGGCTCAAGGACTCCGTGGGAATCGCGCCGGCGCAGGTCAGCCTGGGCAAGCTGAACAGCACCCGCGAGGCGATCGCCATCGCCCGGGAGTGCCGCACCATCCTCGGCGCCGCCGGCATCACCCTGGAGCACCCGGTGATGCGCCACGCCAACAACCTCGAGTCGGTGCTCACCTACGAGGGGACCTCCGAGGTACACCAACTGGTGATCGGGCAGGCGCTGACCGGGGAATCCGCCTACCGCTGA